Genomic segment of Thermodesulfobacteriota bacterium:
GGCCCGCCGGCTTCCTGGTCAAGCCGCTGGACCCTGCGCAGCTCAAAGCGATCCTCCTGGGAACATGATCCGGACTCCGCGGCTCGTCGTCGCGGCGGCCTTCCTTGCGGCCGTCGCGACGGGCTGCGCGCAGAAGCTGCCGATCGACGAGGGGCGGCTGGCGATCGCCCTCCCGGGAACGCCGGTCTCCCTCGACCCGCGGCTGGCCACCGACGCCTACGGCGAACAGCTCCTCCAGATGACCCACGCCTGCCTCGTGCGCCTCGACGCGGCGGGGAACCCCGTGCCGGAGCTGGCGGCCTCCTGGGAGACGCCCGACCCGCGGACCTACGTGTTCCGGCTGAAGCCGGGGGCGAGCTTCCACGACGGGCGCCCGCTCAGCTCGGCCGATGTGCGCGACACCTTCGCCTGGATCCTCTACCCGGCGAACCGCTCGCCGCACCGGGCGACCTACCGGAACATCGAAAGGATCGAGACGCCCGACGCCGCGACCGTCGTTTTCCGTCTGACGGAGCCGTTCGCCCCTTTCCTCTCCACGATGGTCCGCGGCATCGTCCCCTCCGGCAGCCGCGCGGGCGGATACTCCCCGCCGGCCGGAGCGGGGCCGTACCGCATCGAGGACGTCTCGCCCGACGGCGCCGCCGAGCTTTCCGCCTTCGACGGCTGCGTCCTCGGGCCGCCCGGCATCCGCGCGGTCACGGTGAAATTCATCCCCGACAGCAACGTCCGGTTTCTCGAGCTGAAGATGGGCAGCGTCAACTTCGCGCTGAACGGCGTGGACCCCGACATGCTGCCGGCGGTGGAAAAGACGGGGCGGCTCGCCTGGGAAGAAGCGCCCGGGGGGAACGTCTCGTACCTCGGCTTCAACCTGCGCGACCGCGCCCTTTCCGACCCTAAAGTGCGCCGGGCGATCGCGCTGTCAATCGACCGTGAGGCCATCGTCCGGACGATATGGAAGGGGCGCGCGGATGTCGTCGAATCGATCCTCCCCCCCGGCTCCTGGGCGCACGACCCGGGGCTTCCGCGGATCGTCCCCGATCCGGCGCGGGCGAAGCGCCTCCTCGACGAGGCGGGCTATCGCGACCCGGACGGCAAGGGGCCGCTCCCCCGCCTCCGGCTGACCTTCAAGACCTCGCAGAACGAGGTGCGCCGCCGGGTCGCCACGGTGGTCCAGGAGCAGCTCCGGCAGGTTGGAATTCACGTTGAAATCCAATCCCTTGAATGGGGAACCTTCTTCTCCGACGTGAAGAAGGGAAATTTCCAGCTTTACGGGCTGACGTGGGTGGGAATCTTCGACCCGGACATCTATTACCATGCCTTCCATTCGACCGCCGTCCCCCCCGACGGAGCCAACCGCGGCGGGTACTCGAATCCGCGGATCGACCTGCTGACGGAAGCCGCCCGGCGCGAGCCGTCGCGGGAGAAGCGGCGGGAGATGTACG
This window contains:
- a CDS encoding ABC transporter substrate-binding protein, which encodes MIRTPRLVVAAAFLAAVATGCAQKLPIDEGRLAIALPGTPVSLDPRLATDAYGEQLLQMTHACLVRLDAAGNPVPELAASWETPDPRTYVFRLKPGASFHDGRPLSSADVRDTFAWILYPANRSPHRATYRNIERIETPDAATVVFRLTEPFAPFLSTMVRGIVPSGSRAGGYSPPAGAGPYRIEDVSPDGAAELSAFDGCVLGPPGIRAVTVKFIPDSNVRFLELKMGSVNFALNGVDPDMLPAVEKTGRLAWEEAPGGNVSYLGFNLRDRALSDPKVRRAIALSIDREAIVRTIWKGRADVVESILPPGSWAHDPGLPRIVPDPARAKRLLDEAGYRDPDGKGPLPRLRLTFKTSQNEVRRRVATVVQEQLRQVGIHVEIQSLEWGTFFSDVKKGNFQLYGLTWVGIFDPDIYYHAFHSTAVPPDGANRGGYSNPRIDLLTEAARREPSREKRREMYVQVQRILAGDLPVFPLWAGRNILVRDRRLQGFALTPDESYVPVRGMRIAR